One segment of Corynebacterium atrinae DNA contains the following:
- a CDS encoding response regulator gives MVKVFLVDDHSVFRSGVRAELGGKVDIVGDAGTVREAIEGIDATVPDVVLLDVHMPDGGGIAVVQGVTADTTFLALSVSDAAEDVISLIRAGARGYVTKNISGAELAEAIKRVHGGDAYFSPRLAGFVLDAFAGGEVVEDPTDEPERIEDPVVDALTRRELEVLRLLARGYTYREIGTELFISVKTVETHASNILRKTQQSNRHALTRWAHSRDLD, from the coding sequence ATGGTGAAGGTGTTCCTGGTCGATGACCATTCCGTGTTCCGCTCCGGCGTCCGCGCCGAGCTAGGCGGCAAGGTCGACATCGTGGGCGATGCCGGCACAGTAAGGGAGGCCATCGAGGGAATCGATGCTACCGTCCCCGATGTCGTGCTTCTCGACGTCCATATGCCCGACGGCGGCGGCATCGCCGTCGTGCAGGGGGTCACCGCCGACACCACCTTCTTGGCGCTGAGCGTGTCCGATGCCGCCGAGGACGTCATCTCCCTCATCCGCGCCGGGGCGCGCGGGTACGTGACCAAGAACATTTCCGGCGCGGAGCTGGCCGAAGCCATCAAACGCGTCCATGGCGGTGACGCGTACTTCTCGCCCCGCCTCGCCGGGTTCGTGCTCGACGCCTTCGCCGGCGGCGAGGTCGTGGAAGACCCCACGGACGAGCCCGAGCGCATCGAGGACCCCGTCGTCGATGCCTTGACCCGCCGGGAGCTGGAGGTGCTGCGGCTGTTGGCTCGCGGCTACACCTACCGGGAGATCGGCACGGAGCTGTTCATCTCCGTGAAAACCGTGGAAACCCACGCCTCGAACATTCTGCGCAAGACGCAGCAGTCTAACCGCCACGCCCTCACTCGTTGGGCTCACTCCCGGGACCTTGATTAA